From the genome of Malus domestica chromosome 04, GDT2T_hap1, one region includes:
- the LOC114824366 gene encoding zinc finger BED domain-containing protein RICESLEEPER 2-like, translated as MDGSSSQSSTHIVSVLGKRKQTQPSGTLQLGTPSPQDYLHNDYYEDCWDDDLDVEEDIALEQIEEEGEEGEEEVEEVEVVRQWDGSPWKKGNRRKGQSPVWNDAKRVTITDNNGEKSYMTECKHCKLLVPTHPITHGTTGILKHLRKCPGSSLFENGDPNQPTLTQARMGGPVVTHTFNKKRLDRRCVRWIIIAEMPFRVVDQEDFRDFIRDLNPKYKLPNRHKVAAAVLELYVEEKAKIKSVIEGLRVITSHKGDDIGRCLEVCLNDWGIDKVFSITVDNASANDTAIAYMKRRLKSNGTLLLDGAHLHMRCACHILNLIVKDGMTKLSREIDAIRNCVKFIHSSPARLESFREYCVLLRFDRMSSIPFDVVTRWNATYQMLNSAFKFKEVFSKMAFECDSFIAYFKEEVSKEVDGVTRKAKRVGPPEVDDWERSVSFAHFLKKIYDATLTLSATLTPTSHLILSTVIALQVEIEEQISNASNATLQSVATSIKLKFDKYWGDIEKVNPILFVAQSLDPRYKFDMLETNLEELGYGCDKIREEKVRVKGYVTELYNAYKEGVVLSSSSGSSTNSSATSNMKQRSSVVLDDGAGGVMVDIDVASRMAKKIQRKKAEAQQNEIANEVDMYFNDPHQSLTYEGFNLLDWWKGNCGQYPILSKVAKDVLALPSSTVASENAFSLGERVVDPFRASLTPKMVEALVCTSDWLRGKEFCFYKEPTLDELCFYEELERLERNMANLGGEENTTQENEMPPPPPRPPQVQVQQRQNQSLPPRPRPPIVRGRAQPSTSRGKLQVPTRRGRRGRRGQQSS; from the exons aTGGACGGATCTAGTAGCCAATCTAGTACACATATAGTCTCGGTATTAGGAAAACGAAAACAAACTCAACCTAGTGGTACCCTTCAACTAGGCACTCCCTCACCTCAAGATTATTTGCATAATGATTATTATGAAGATTGTTGGGATGATGATCTGGATGTGGAGGAGGATATTGCATTAGAACAAATAGAAGAAGAGGGGGAAGAGGGGGAAGAGGAAGTAGAAGAAGTAGAAGTAGTGAGACAATGGGATGGTTCTCCTTGGAAAAAGGGCAATAGGAGAAAGGGTCAAAGTCCGGTGTGGAATGATGCTAAGAGGGTAACGATCACCGATAATAATGGGGAGAAATCTTACATGACCGAATGCAAGCATTGCAAACTCTTAGTACCGACACACCCTATAACTCATGGGACAACGGGAATTCTTAAGCATTTGAGGAAATGCCCGGGTTCTAGTCTCTTTGAGAATGGGGATCCGAACCAACCTACATTGACACAAGCGAGGATGGGAGGTCCGGTTGTCACTCACACtttcaataaaaaaagactTGATAGGAGATGTGTGAGGTGGATTATAATAGCGGAGATGCCTTTTAGGGTGGTTGATCAAGAAGACTTTCGAGATTTTATTCGTGACTTGAATCCAAAGTACAAACTTCCTAATAGGCATAAGGTAGCGGCGGCGGTTTTGGAGTTGTATGTtgaagagaaggcaaaaataaaaagtgtgaTTGAGGGGTTGAGAGTGA TTACTTCTCATAAGGGTGATGATATTGGAAGATGTCTAGAGGTTTGCTTGAATGATTGGGGCATAGACAAGGTGTTTAGCATTACTGTTGACAATGCTAGTGCAAATGACACCGCtattgcatacatgaaaagaagACTCAAGTCAAATGGTACTCTTTTACTTGATGGGGCTCACTTGCACATGAGGTGCGCTTGTCACATCCTCAATTTGATAGTTAAGGATGGAATGACGAAGCTTAGTAGGGAGATTGATGCCATAAGAAATTGTGTGAAGTTTATACACTCATCCCCGGCAAGGTTGGAGTCTTTTAGGGAATATTGTGTCTTGTTGAGATTTGATAGGATGTCAAGTATCCCTTTTGATGTTGTCACAAGGTGGAATGCCACTTATCAAATGCTTAATAGTGCTTTCAAGTTTAAAGAAGTGTTCTCTAAGATGGCCTTTGAGTGTGACTCTTTCATTGCTTACTTTAAAGAGGAGGTCTCGAAAGAGGTTGATGGGGTGACAAGAAAGGCCAAGCGGGTGGGTCCTCCGGAGGTGGATGATTGGGAAAGGTCGGTGAGTTTTGCTCACTTTCTCAAAAAAATTTATGATGCCACCTTGACATTGAGTGCAACCCTTACTCCAACGTCACACTTAATACTTAGCACGGTGATTGCCTTGCAAGTGGAGATAGAAGAACAAATTTCAAACGCCTCTAATGCCACTTTGCAAAGTGTGGCTACCTCAATAAAGCTCAAGTTTGACAAATATTGGGGTGACATTGAAAAGGTGAATCCTATTCTCTTTGTGGCCCAATCACTCGACCCGAGGTACAAATTTGATATGTTGGAGACAAATCTAGAAGAGCTCGGCTATGGATGTGACAAAATAAGGGAGGAGAAAGTAAGGGTTAAAGGTTATGTAACCGAGTTGTATAATGCATATAAGGAGGGAGTGgtccttagtagtagtagtggTAGTAGTACTAATAGTAGTGCTACCTCAAATATGAAGCAAAGATCAAGTGTTGTACTAGATGATGGGGCGGGGGGTGTGATGGTAGATATTGATGTTGCTTCAAGGATGGCAAAGaagatccaaagaaagaaagcgGAGGCACAACAAAATGAGATAGCCAATGAAGTGGATATGTACTTCAATGATCCACATCAAAGCCTAACATATGAGGGTTTCAATCTTTTGGATTGGTGGAAAGGAAATTGTGGTCAATATCCAATTCTTAGTAAAGTTGCTAAGGATGTATTGGCCCTTCCTAGTAGCACCGTTGCTAGTGAGAATGCCTTTAGTCTTGGTGAGAGAGTTGTTGATCCTTTTAGAGCTTCCTTAACACCTAAAATGGTTGAGGCTTTAGTGTGTACTAGTGATTGGCTTAGAGGAAAAGAATTTTGTTTCTACAAGGAGCCTACCCTTGACGAATTATGTTTCTATGAGGAGCTTGAACGCTTAGAAAGAA ACATGGCTAATTTGGGAGGTGAGGAGAATACAacacaagaaaatgaaatgccacctccacctcctcgaCCACCTCAAGTACAAGTTCAACAACGTCAAAATCAATCACTACCTCCACGACCACGACCACCCATTGTAAGGGGAAGGGCTCAACCATCAACATCAAGGGGAAAATTACAAGTGCCAACAAGAAGGGGCCGAAGGGGCCGAAGAGGTCAACAATCTTCATAA